A stretch of the Uranotaenia lowii strain MFRU-FL chromosome 3, ASM2978415v1, whole genome shotgun sequence genome encodes the following:
- the LOC129757573 gene encoding pickpocket protein 28-like → MMWTPNERKIQKSNNGIGTRLIRFEKNEISKISLSENLREYCLNTTIHGLKYAGTVSLSIVERGFFIVSFFLVVTLSIYFISNVYQKWQSTPIIIGLNPIATNIKDIPFPAVTICNMNQARRWAAERVKPNSLEQDVLNSICSLDGEFNTSSYVGKWSNVRKMLLSSTQPCDQMLQGCRYAQKIQKCMHMFQPVLTDEGLCCTFNSVDQAHMLQHEDKANAYIPEADNPFEPIEWTPEGGFVGSITNASFPRNIAGIGAHMGLTVVLDANVSDYYCSSTSSYGFKLLLHNPTETPKMADFASYVMVGTENRIIVTPRISDASFLIRKFVQGQRQCVFANEANLSYFKTYSRNNCEMECEARLIQENCGCVLYYMPKLTEDVKICSQADAHCYEEIRTSIAFTSNTSLMCTCLPGCFEISYAMDISTADLCVGKFQVREELLTQNDSYARHNVALVYIFFKDTYFRSFSKGELFGFTDFLSNIGGLLGLFLGFSIISVAEVLYFLTLRPYFAKRRERKSQAAAAPVIPRDHERDFHVFYNHVMPQKDTNGTLPQARYKSQTDGTTTTRDWPSELKLFITSRVAIATKWVENAFRLQEPKKVSTFPFYE, encoded by the exons ATGATGTGGACGCCCAACGAAAGAAAAATCCAGAAGTCAAACAATGGAATTGGAACGAGATTGATTCGTTTCGAGAAAA atgaaatttccaaaatatcgCTGTCGGAAAACTTACGAGAATATTGCTTGAATACAACAATTCATGGTCTCAAATATGCGGGAACAGTTAGCCTGTCAATCGTTGAGCG AGGTTTTTTCATCGTCTCGTTCTTCCTGGTGGTCACGCTGTCGATCTACTTCATTAGCAATGTTTATCAGAAGTGGCAATCGACGCCGATCATCATCGGACTGAATCCGATCGCGACCAACATTAAGGACATTCCCTTTCCGGCCGTGACAATCTGCAACATGAACCAAGCTCGCCGATGGGCTGCCGAGCGAGTCAAACCTAACAGCTTGGAGCAGGACGTTCTCAATAGTATCTGTTCTCTTGACGGGGAGTTCAACACGAGCAGCTACGTAGGAAAATGGTCCAATGTGCGGAAGATGTTGCTCAGCTCGACGCAGCCCTGCGATCAGATGTTGCAGGGCTGTCGCTATGCGCAGAAGATTCAAAAGTGTATGCACATGTTTCAGCCGGTGCTAACCGACGAGGGGCTTTGCTGTACGTTCAATAGCGTCGATCAGGCTCACATGCTGCAGCATGAGGATAAGGCGAACGCTTATATTCCCGAGGCGGATAATCCCTTTGAGCCTATCGAGTGGACTCCGGAAGGAGGATTTGTGGGGTCGATCACGAACGCGAGCTTTCCAAGGAATATTGCTG GTATTGGAGCACACATGGGCCTAACGGTAGTCCTCGATGCCAACGTGAGTGACTACTACTGTTCCTCGACCAGCTCCTACGGCTTCAAGCTACTGCTGCACAATCCAACCGAAACACCTAAAATGGCCGACTTCGCCAGCTACGTAATGGTGGGCACCGAAAACCGGATCATCGTAACCCCACGCATCAGCGACGCATCCTTCCTGATACGAAAGTTCGTTCAAGGCCAGCGACAGTGCGTATTCGCCAACGAGGCCAATCTGTCGTACTTTAAAACCTACTCGAGGAACAACTGCGAGATGGAGTGCGAAGCACGGTTGATTCAGGAAAACTGTGGCTGCGTGCTGTACTACATGCCGAAGCTGACCGAGGATGTGAAGATTTGCAGCCAAGCCGATGCTCACTGCTACGAGGAGATCCGGACGTCGATTGCTTTTACCTCGAATACGAGCCTGATGTGTACCTGTCTGCCCGGTTGCTTCGAAATAAGCTATGCCATGGACATATCGACGGCCGATTTATGCGTCGGAAAGTTTCAGGTTCGTGAAGAACTGCTGACTCAGAATGATTCTTATGCGAG GCATAACGTTGCCTTAGTTTACATCTTTTTCAAGGATACCTACTTCAGAAGTTTCTCGAAGGGAGAACTTTTCGGATTCACCGATTTTCTGTCCAATATTGGTGGTCTCCTGGGACTGTTCTTGGGATTTTCAATCATCTCGGTTGCGGAGGTTCTTTACTTCTTGACGCTGCGCCCATATTTTGCCAAACGAAGGGAACGAAAATCGCAGGCTGCAGCGGCCCCCGTCATTCCACGGGATCACGAGCGAGATTTCCACGTATTCTATAATCATGTT ATGCCGCAAAAGGATACAAACGGAACTCTACCGCAGGCCAGGTACAAAAGCCAGACAGACGGAACAACCACGACCAGAGATTGGCCAAGCGAGCTGAAACTTTTCATAACCAGCCGGGTGGCCATCGCGACTAAATGGGTCGAAAATGCCTTCCGGTTGCAAGAGCCGAAAAAAGTGTCCACTTTCCCCTTTTACGAGTAG
- the LOC129757574 gene encoding mitochondrial fission process protein 1-like: MAMTEKDLYRDTPVRYLGYANEIGEAFRPVIKKIFVHASYAVAISYVLADTADKSRKQYNKPEILGGGLRGAAIASGDTLIWQMFASVIIPGFTINRICWVSKKVLAANKVKGPLGKWAPTFLGLLAIPFIIHPIDHGVDFVMDESYRKFVK; the protein is encoded by the exons ATGGCCATGACGGAGAAGGATCTCTATCGGGACACTCCGGTGCGATATCTGG GCTACGCCAATGAAATCGGTGAAGCATTCCGGCCggtgataaaaaagatattcGTCCATGCCAGTTATGCCGTGGCTATAAGCTATGTCCTGGCCGATACGGCCGACAAGTCTCGGAAACAGTATAAC AAACCGGAAATACTCGGGGGAGGCCTTCGTGGAGCGGCCATTGCCAGTGGGGATACACTGATTTGGCAAATGTTCGCCTCGGTCATCATACCCGGTTTCACAATCAATCG AATTTGTTGGGTGTCCAAGAAAGTTCTTGCTGCTAACAAGGTAAAGGGTCCCCTGGGCAAATGGGCCCCGACCTTCCTCGGATTGCTGGCCATTCCGTTCATCATTCATCCCATCGATCACGGGGTGGACTTTGTGATGGATGAATCCTACAGGAAGTTCGTTAAATAA